AATAGAAAAAATAAATCTTCTTTCGGGTATTAGAGGCGTTGGCAAAACTACGTTATTGGCCCAACTCTATAATGCTCCAAAGTTTATACCGCTTTACAGAAAATCAAATTACAGAAATGTTATTGCTCAAGATTATGAGAAAATTTATTTGGATGTAAGCCGTCTTTCTGATGAAGGTATCACTTTAAATGAATTCTTTAATTATTATCAGGAGAGAAATGAAATTAGATTTGTTGATTTAAACAAAAAATTGCTTATTCTTCTGGACGAAGTCCACTATGACGAAAAATGGGGATTATTTTTAAAAAATGTTTTTGACGCAACTAAAGGACATAAAAATATTTTGGTTATCGCTACCGGCTCTTCGGCTTTGCGGATAAAATTAAATCCTGATTTATCAAGGAGATCGCTTTCCGAAGAATTATATCCTTTGAAATTTAATGAGTATGCAATTTTGAAAAATAATATCTATCCCGAACGAAGTTTATCAGATAATCTTACTGAAGCAATTTTGGGAAGCAAAGACGCAAAAGAGTTGTTTGAGTTTTGTAAAAATAAACAGCCAGAGATTTCAAGATATTTTAGCAAGTTTCCTCCCGGCGCTGAAGATGATTATTTGTATTTCGGCGGATTTCCATTTGTTTTGAGATTAAAAAATAAAAAGTCAATTGTTTTTGAATTAGTATCTGGAGTGATTGATAAATTTATAACCAAGGATTTGCTCGAAATGCGCCGCTTGAGTTCGGAAACGATTTCAAAAATCAAGGATTTATTATATTTAATCGCAAGTTCCGACAGCACTGACATCGATAAATTATGCAATACTTTGAAACTTGATTACAGGCCGGTTAGAGCAATTTTAGACGCTTTGGTTCAAGGTGGGGTTTTGGCGGAAATAAAGAGTTACGGTCAAAAATTTGTCAGAGTCAGGAAGCCGATTAAGTTTTT
The DNA window shown above is from Patescibacteria group bacterium and carries:
- a CDS encoding AAA family ATPase; protein product: MATREKIENFYRLWTSELDKFLSGYIYDEENKLNPTRYIFSYYLTALEKFAAGRLEEIEKINLLSGIRGVGKTTLLAQLYNAPKFIPLYRKSNYRNVIAQDYEKIYLDVSRLSDEGITLNEFFNYYQERNEIRFVDLNKKLLILLDEVHYDEKWGLFLKNVFDATKGHKNILVIATGSSALRIKLNPDLSRRSLSEELYPLKFNEYAILKNNIYPERSLSDNLTEAILGSKDAKELFEFCKNKQPEISRYFSKFPPGAEDDYLYFGGFPFVLRLKNKKSIVFELVSGVIDKFITKDLLEMRRLSSETISKIKDLLYLIASSDSTDIDKLCNTLKLDYRPVRAILDALVQGGVLAEIKSYGQKFVRVRKPIKFLFISPSLRVSILNGILPPEVKGKILEDYLTLIFSKDFHRKGKHYGGLEVMHDSSSGGADFILRLGQRKKIIIEVGFGKQNDGIKQIENSGKVTAGYDYGIIISRQGDLEIMNEKIIRMPLKYWLAI